In a genomic window of Vidua chalybeata isolate OUT-0048 chromosome 30, bVidCha1 merged haplotype, whole genome shotgun sequence:
- the TIMELESS gene encoding protein timeless homolog isoform X1, with protein sequence MDWYMMNCELLATCSALGYLEGDVYHREPDCLESVKDLIRYLRHEDESRDVRQQLGAAQILQNDLLPILVQYPQEKVLFDAVIRLMVNLTQPALLCFGKVPADATSRHHFLQVLSYLQAYKEAFASEKVFVVLSEKLYNLLQLDWEQRQEEDTLLIERILLLVRNVLHVPPDPTEEQQGVDGDASVHDRVLWALHISGMDDLLKFLASAQVEQQWALHVLEIISLMFRDQSPEELAALGQGTAGAEHREDTQELETLRQRELAEKRTRARQRPSRHSRFGGSYVLQGVKSIGDRDVVFHKGLHNLKSYTHDLGKEPRRLPRRRQAAPEAEPSRRSARNVRLFLRHFCQDFLEGCYNRLMLLVKDQLVREKAQQHDETYYLWATAFFMAFNRLHGFRPELVSETVGVRAFHFIEQNLTTYYEMALMDKKEATTWAHRMHLALKAYQELLRTVQEMDRSPEQAVRDSSQVIKSNIFYLMEYRELFLTLFRKFDETKQPRSFLRDLVETAHLFLRMLERFCRGRANLVVQSKRVRRKKKKKPHVPEAPAPPSAAELEQLWEGLAPQVQACLEGEVPLPEDMVPFDAASETPVEEQRAEAVLRIQECLRDSHVPQALQLLRSAREVWPEGDVFGSADVGPPEETQLLREILVAPLPRNAPAEPEEPEEEEDEEEEEQTLQVSEKEFNFLDYLKRFACAPVVRALVLLLRGYARNSARTNHCAARLLHRLARDLHMEPLLFQLSLFALFHRLLSDPAAAAHQELVTLAKFILGKFFALAATNKKAFVELLFWKSPAIVCEMTKGYGSLQEGEGTTWSRVSPWTPQEEQELRELYWKYKEVEGGDIIAAILAHLPTPGRTRKQVVKQLVRMGLASSAKDFPRERKGTRIVLWTQEQEEELTRLFEEFHGSDDVLGNIMKHLTARRSRARVVEKLLGLGLVAERKELYKKRRRKSHGPGPGQAATGVPAMPAQDSSGDDEDSEEEEDEDEAEEGRMEEHWVPQEGAGQDLAQHLHREGLAGPLRWLENCLRRAAGDREEDGVSHPVPLVPLTEENEDAMEDRRFRSLLRQLGLRPPASEQESFWRIPAALTPQQLRHAAASIAHRGPSGSPQDMSEPPGCPQDPAPAEPLPAGLGSDSESEEPVPVPVPSPVQPRTKRRRELASEDEDEDGGSSGTRLAPPAPHSEEDEEEEEEDPQPRGRRKRIRCVEEEEEED encoded by the exons ATGGACTGGTACATGATGAACTGCGAGCTCCTGGCCacctgcagtgccctgggctaCCTGGAGGGCGACGTGTACCACCGGGAGCCTGACTGCCTAG agAGCGTCAAGGACCTGATCCGGTACCTGCGCCACGAGGATGAGAGCCGGGACGTGCGGCAGCAGCTGGGGGCAGCCCAAATCCTGCAGAACGACCTCCTGCCCATCCTGGTGCAGTACCCCCAGGAAAAGGTGCTCTTCGACGCTGTCATCAG GTTGATGGTGAACCTGACGCAGCCCgccctgctctgctttgggaaGGTGCCAGCAGATGCCACCTCCCGCCACCACTTCCTCCAGGTGCTGTCCTACCTGCAGGCCTACAAGGAG GCTTTTGCCAGCGAGAAGGTGTTCGTGGTGCTCAGTGAGAAGCTCTACAACCTCCTGCAGCTG GATTGGGAGCAGCGGCAGGAGGAGGACACGCTGCTGATCGAGAggatcctgctgctggtgcGCAACGTGCTGCACGTGCCCCCAGACCCCACGGAGGAGCAG CAGGGTGTGGACGGTGACGCCAGCGTGCACGACCGGGTGCTGTGGGCACTGCACATCAGCGGGATGGATGACCTGCTCAAATTCTTGGCCAGCGCCCAGGTGGAGCAGCAGTGGGCTCTGCACGTCCTGGAGATCATCTCCCTCATGTTCCGTGACCAG agcccagaggagctggcggcgctgggacaggggacagcaggggccGAGCACAGGGAGGACACGCAGGAGCTGGAGACCTTGAGGcagagagagctggcagagaagagAACCCGGGCACGGCAGCGCCCATCCAG GCACTCCCGCTTCGGTGGCTCCTACGTCCTGCAGGGCGTCAAGTCCATCGGGGACCGGGACGTGGTGTTCCACAAAGGGCTGCACAAT ctgaagagCTACACCCACGACCTGGGCAAGGAGCCCCGGCGGCTGCCCCGGCGCCGCCAGGCCGCCCCCGAGGCCGAGCCCTCGCGCCGCTCCGCCCGCAACGTCCGGCTCTTCCTGCGCCACTTCTGCCAGGACTTCCTGGAGGGCTGCTACAACCGCCTGATGCTGCTGGTcaag GACCAGCTGGTGCGGGAGAAGGCTCAGCAGCACGATGAGACCTATTACCTGTGGGCCACCGCCTTCTTCATGGCCTTCAACCGGCTCCACGGCTTCCGGCCCGAGCTGGTGTCCGAGACCGTGGGGGTCCGAGCCTTCCACTTCATCGAGCAGAACCTCACCACCTATTACGAGATGGCACTGATGGACAAGAAGGAGGCGACAACCTGGGCCCACAG GATGCACTTGGCCCTGAAGGCGTACCAGGAGCTGCTGCGGACGGTGCAGGAGATGGACCGCTCGCCGGAGCAGGCGGTGCGGGACAGCAGCCAGGTCATCAAGA GCAACATCTTCTACCTGATGGAATACCGGGAGCTCTTCCTCACGCTCTTCCGCAAGTTCGACGAGACCAAGCAGCCGCGCAGCTTCCTGCGGGACCTGGTGGAGACGGCCCACCTCTTCCTCCGCATGCTGGAGCGCTTCTGCCGCGGCCGTGCCAACCTCGTGGTGCAG AGCAAACGTGTGcggaggaagaagaagaagaagcctCATGTGCCTGAggcccccgccccgcccagCGCCgcggagctggagcagctgtgggaaggatTGGCCCCGCAGGTCCAGGCCTGCCTGGAG ggCGAGGTGCCCCTCCCCGAGGACATGGTGCCCTTCGACGCCGCCTCGGAGACGCCGGTGGAGGAGCAGCGCGCGGAGGCTGTGCTGCGGATCCAGGAGTGCCTGCGGGATTCCCACGtgccccaggccctgcagctgctgcgcTCAGCCAG ggaggtCTGGCCCGAAGGGGATGTGTTTGGATCCGCGGACGTGGGGCCGCCCGAGGAGACCCAGCTGCTTCGGGAGATCCTCGTCGCTCCCCTGCCCA GGAACGCACCCGCCGAGCCCGAAGAGCCGGAGGAAGAGGAGGACgaggaagaagaggagcagACCCTGCAGGTGTCAGAGAAGGAATTCAACTTCCTCGACTACCTGAAGCG GTTCGCCTGTGCCCCCGTGGTGCGGgcgctggtgctgctgctgcggggGTACGCGCGGAACAGCGCCCGCACCAACCACTGCGCCGCGCGCCTGCTGCACCGCCTGGCCCGCGACCTGCACATGGAGCCCCTGCTCTTCCAGCTCTCCCTCTTCGCCCTCTTCCACCGCCTGCTCAGCGaccccgcggccgccgcgcaCCAG gagtTGGTGACCTTGGCCAAGTTCATTCTGGGCAAGTTCTTTGCGCTGGCGGCCACCAACAAAAAGGCCTTTGTGGAGCTGCTCTTCTGGAAGAGCCCGGCCATCGTCTGTGAGATGACCAAGGGCTATGGCTccctgcaggagggagaggg gaccACCTGGAGCCGGGTGTCCCCCTGGACCcctcaggaggagcaggaactgCGGGAGCTGTACTGGAAGTACAAGGAGGTGGAAG GTGGGGACATCATCGCTGCCATCCTGGCCCATCTCCCGACGCCCGGGCGGACGCGGAAGCAGGTGGTGAAGCAGCTGGTGCGGATGGGGCtggccagcagtgccaaggACTTCCCGCGGGAGAG GAAGGGCACCCGCATTGTGCTGTGGacgcaggaacaggaggaggagctgaCACGGCTCTTTGAGGAGTTCCACGGCTCGGACG ACGTCCTGGGGAACATCATGAAGCACCTGACGGCGCGGCGCTCGCGGGCTCGCGTggtggagaagctgctggggctggggctggtggccgAACGCAAGGAGCTGTACAAGAAACGCCGGAGGAAGAGCCACGGCCCCGGTCCCGGGCAG GCTGCCACAGGTGTCCCGGCCATGCCAGCCCAGGACAGCTCAGGAGATGATGAGGACagcgaggaagaggaggatgaggatgaagcAGAGGAAGGCCGCATGGAGGAGCACTGGGTGCCCCAGgaaggggctgggcaggacctgGCGCAGCACCTGCATCGGGAAG ggctggccGGGCCGCTGCGGTGGCTGGAGAACTGCCTGCGGAGGGCGGCGGGGGACCGCGAGGAGGACG GCGTGTCCCACCCGGTGCCGCTGGTGCCGCTGACGGAGGAGAACGAGGATGCCATGGAGGACCGGCGCTTCCGGAGCCTGCTGCGGCAGCTGGGGCTGCGGCCCCCCGCCAGCGAGCAG GAATCCTTCTGGCGCATCCCGGCCGCCCTCACCCCGCAGCAGCTCCGGCACGCGGCCGCCTCCATCGCCCACCGTGGCCCCTCAGGGTCCCCCCAGGACATGTCAGAGCCACCCGGGTGCCCCCAGGACCCGGCTCCAG CAGAGCCGCTGCCAGCGGGGCTGGGATCAGACTCGGAGAG CGAGGAgcccgtccctgtccccgtccccagcCCGGTGCAGCCACGCACCAAGAGGCGCCGGGAGCTCGCCAGCGAGGACGAGGATGAGGATGGTGGGAGCTCAG GCACCAGGCTggcccccccagctccccactccgaggaagatgaggaggaggaggaggaggatccaCAGCCCCGGGGGCGGCGGAAGCGCATCCGCTGcgtggaagaggaagaggaggaggactGA